Proteins encoded together in one Coffea arabica cultivar ET-39 chromosome 2c, Coffea Arabica ET-39 HiFi, whole genome shotgun sequence window:
- the LOC140035187 gene encoding uncharacterized protein isoform X1, which produces MNRPKNPFKKWESVQLKTKIRFYLLTFDHRKIHVATAAQKGLGNMVCYPKNAFLEAYPMILRALGEPYLYSVESIQQWLQTITHISSSAFVKTEPAKSCRISNGQQWCYVLFCTNIEKQEIPDDMFESNRFQHGQTIVVQHGLARWNLEIRNRCFEGEWMTFCSDNYIAENDMIFLRNRGSFTYDIFTFGFDQRLVYTRWTLHLPMIPSKLSTSEGNLFSPLIRLFLSEKYTFSHALFSITGFANNQSDLKLITSSINRFFAHNLMALDTFYQIFSSEFKYSMKIPRYVTSRLHESRTPSIVLTSGIKIYNIGVTQNRFHQNWNTFVIDHDLREGEILFFMPQSRTSLAVLIFGTNGLEIMYPWHHRFHI; this is translated from the exons ATGAATCGACCAAAAAATCCTTTCAAAAAATGGGAATCAGTTCAGCTGAAGACGAAAATACGATTTTACCTCTTAACATTTGATCACAGAAAGATTCATGTAGCCACTGCTGCACAGAAAGGCTTGGGAAACATGGTATGCTATCCAAAAAATGCCTTCCTTGAAGCTTATCCTATGATTCTTCGTGCGCTAGGTGAACCATATTTGTATTCGGTTGAATCGATTCAACAGTGGTTACAAACTATCACCCACATCTCTTCATCAGCATTTGTAAAAACAG AACCAGCTAAGAGCTGTAGAATTTCCAATGGACAGCAATGGTGTTATGTACTATTTTGCACAAACATTGAAAAACAG GAAATACCCGATGATATGTTTGAATCCAACCGTTTTCAACATGGACAGACTATAGTTGTTCAGCATGGCTTGGCTCGGTGGAACTTAGAAATCAGAAACCGTTGTTTTGAAGGAGAATGGATGACTTTTTGCTCAGATAACTATATTGCCGAGAATGATATGATATTTTTAAGAAATAGAGGGAGTTTTACATATGACATATTTACTTTTGGGTTTGATCAGAGGCTTGTTTACACCCGCTGGACATTACACCTTCCAATGATCCCTTCTAAATTATCCACTTCAGAAGGAAACTTATTCAGTCCCCTAATACGTCTTTTCCTTTCAGAAAAATATACATTCTCACATGCTCTTTTTTCTATTACAGGTTTTGCTAATAATCAATCAGATTTGAAATTAATCACATCATCAATCAATCGCTTTTTTGCACACAATTTAATGGCGTTAGATACCTTCTATCAAATTTTTTCCTCCGAGTTCAAGTACTCCATG AAGATTCCCCGCTATGTAACTTCCAGATTACATGAATCCAGAACACCATCTATAGTCTTGACAAGTGGAATCAAGATTTACAACATTGGAGTGACACAAAATAGATTTCATCAAAACTGGAACACTTTCGTTATTGATCATGACCTTCGAGAGGGAGAAATCCTTTTCTTCATGCCGCAGTCACGCACTTCACTAGCTGTTTTGATCTTCGGAACAAATGGACTCGAAATCATGTATCCGTGGCATCATCGGTTCCACATTTAG
- the LOC140035187 gene encoding uncharacterized protein isoform X2 → MNRPKNPFKKWESVQLKTKIRFYLLTFDHRKIHVATAAQKGLGNMVCYPKNAFLEAYPMILRALGEPYLYSVESIQQWLQTITHISSSAFVKTEPAKSCRISNGQQWCYVLFCTNIEKQEIPDDMFESNRFQHGQTIVVQHGLARWNLEIRNRCFEGEWMTFCSDNYIAENDMIFLRNRGSFTYDIFTFGFDQRLVYTRWTLHLPMIPSKLSTSEGNLFSPLIRLFLSEKYTFSHALFSITGFANNQSDLKLITSSINRFFAHNLMALDTFYQIFSSEFKYSMIPRYVTSRLHESRTPSIVLTSGIKIYNIGVTQNRFHQNWNTFVIDHDLREGEILFFMPQSRTSLAVLIFGTNGLEIMYPWHHRFHI, encoded by the exons ATGAATCGACCAAAAAATCCTTTCAAAAAATGGGAATCAGTTCAGCTGAAGACGAAAATACGATTTTACCTCTTAACATTTGATCACAGAAAGATTCATGTAGCCACTGCTGCACAGAAAGGCTTGGGAAACATGGTATGCTATCCAAAAAATGCCTTCCTTGAAGCTTATCCTATGATTCTTCGTGCGCTAGGTGAACCATATTTGTATTCGGTTGAATCGATTCAACAGTGGTTACAAACTATCACCCACATCTCTTCATCAGCATTTGTAAAAACAG AACCAGCTAAGAGCTGTAGAATTTCCAATGGACAGCAATGGTGTTATGTACTATTTTGCACAAACATTGAAAAACAG GAAATACCCGATGATATGTTTGAATCCAACCGTTTTCAACATGGACAGACTATAGTTGTTCAGCATGGCTTGGCTCGGTGGAACTTAGAAATCAGAAACCGTTGTTTTGAAGGAGAATGGATGACTTTTTGCTCAGATAACTATATTGCCGAGAATGATATGATATTTTTAAGAAATAGAGGGAGTTTTACATATGACATATTTACTTTTGGGTTTGATCAGAGGCTTGTTTACACCCGCTGGACATTACACCTTCCAATGATCCCTTCTAAATTATCCACTTCAGAAGGAAACTTATTCAGTCCCCTAATACGTCTTTTCCTTTCAGAAAAATATACATTCTCACATGCTCTTTTTTCTATTACAGGTTTTGCTAATAATCAATCAGATTTGAAATTAATCACATCATCAATCAATCGCTTTTTTGCACACAATTTAATGGCGTTAGATACCTTCTATCAAATTTTTTCCTCCGAGTTCAAGTACTCCATG ATTCCCCGCTATGTAACTTCCAGATTACATGAATCCAGAACACCATCTATAGTCTTGACAAGTGGAATCAAGATTTACAACATTGGAGTGACACAAAATAGATTTCATCAAAACTGGAACACTTTCGTTATTGATCATGACCTTCGAGAGGGAGAAATCCTTTTCTTCATGCCGCAGTCACGCACTTCACTAGCTGTTTTGATCTTCGGAACAAATGGACTCGAAATCATGTATCCGTGGCATCATCGGTTCCACATTTAG
- the LOC140035187 gene encoding uncharacterized protein isoform X3 gives MNRPKNPFKKWESVQLKTKIRFYLLTFDHRKIHVATAAQKGLGNMVCYPKNAFLEAYPMILRALGEPYLYSVESIQQWLQTITHISSSAFVKTAKSCRISNGQQWCYVLFCTNIEKQEIPDDMFESNRFQHGQTIVVQHGLARWNLEIRNRCFEGEWMTFCSDNYIAENDMIFLRNRGSFTYDIFTFGFDQRLVYTRWTLHLPMIPSKLSTSEGNLFSPLIRLFLSEKYTFSHALFSITGFANNQSDLKLITSSINRFFAHNLMALDTFYQIFSSEFKYSMKIPRYVTSRLHESRTPSIVLTSGIKIYNIGVTQNRFHQNWNTFVIDHDLREGEILFFMPQSRTSLAVLIFGTNGLEIMYPWHHRFHI, from the exons ATGAATCGACCAAAAAATCCTTTCAAAAAATGGGAATCAGTTCAGCTGAAGACGAAAATACGATTTTACCTCTTAACATTTGATCACAGAAAGATTCATGTAGCCACTGCTGCACAGAAAGGCTTGGGAAACATGGTATGCTATCCAAAAAATGCCTTCCTTGAAGCTTATCCTATGATTCTTCGTGCGCTAGGTGAACCATATTTGTATTCGGTTGAATCGATTCAACAGTGGTTACAAACTATCACCCACATCTCTTCATCAGCATTTGTAAAAACAG CTAAGAGCTGTAGAATTTCCAATGGACAGCAATGGTGTTATGTACTATTTTGCACAAACATTGAAAAACAG GAAATACCCGATGATATGTTTGAATCCAACCGTTTTCAACATGGACAGACTATAGTTGTTCAGCATGGCTTGGCTCGGTGGAACTTAGAAATCAGAAACCGTTGTTTTGAAGGAGAATGGATGACTTTTTGCTCAGATAACTATATTGCCGAGAATGATATGATATTTTTAAGAAATAGAGGGAGTTTTACATATGACATATTTACTTTTGGGTTTGATCAGAGGCTTGTTTACACCCGCTGGACATTACACCTTCCAATGATCCCTTCTAAATTATCCACTTCAGAAGGAAACTTATTCAGTCCCCTAATACGTCTTTTCCTTTCAGAAAAATATACATTCTCACATGCTCTTTTTTCTATTACAGGTTTTGCTAATAATCAATCAGATTTGAAATTAATCACATCATCAATCAATCGCTTTTTTGCACACAATTTAATGGCGTTAGATACCTTCTATCAAATTTTTTCCTCCGAGTTCAAGTACTCCATG AAGATTCCCCGCTATGTAACTTCCAGATTACATGAATCCAGAACACCATCTATAGTCTTGACAAGTGGAATCAAGATTTACAACATTGGAGTGACACAAAATAGATTTCATCAAAACTGGAACACTTTCGTTATTGATCATGACCTTCGAGAGGGAGAAATCCTTTTCTTCATGCCGCAGTCACGCACTTCACTAGCTGTTTTGATCTTCGGAACAAATGGACTCGAAATCATGTATCCGTGGCATCATCGGTTCCACATTTAG
- the LOC113726747 gene encoding probable receptor-like protein kinase At1g11050, with protein sequence MESRPRRRPSTVSIWFKIDELLKATDNFSSKNFIGRGGYGIVYKGTLADGTVVAVKKVIESDFQGNDEFCNEVEIISNLKHRNLVPLRGCCVTDEDLTDGHEVSGRYLIYDYMPNGNLDDHLFPTNGGENVKQPLTWPQRKTIILDVAKGLAYLHYGVRPAIYHRDIKATNILLDADMRARVADFGLAKQSREGQSHLTTRVAGTHGYLAPEYALYGQLTEKSDVYSFGVVILEIMCGRKALDFSSGSHHAILITDWAWSLVKSGKMEQVLDSALTKNEDSAIVNPKAIMERYLLVGILCAHVMVALRPTIMDALKMLEGDIEVPAIPDRPAPLLMHPSLHGGDINNFTVSPALSALKLNSGDMLR encoded by the coding sequence ATGGAGTCTAGACCAAGAAGGAGGCCTAGTACCGTTTCTATATGGTTTAAGATTGATGAGCTTCTGAAGGCGACGGATAACTTTTCGTCCAAGAATTTTATAGGTAGAGGGGGATATGGGATTGTTTATAAGGGGACACTAGCTGATGGGACTGTTGTTGCTGTCAAAAAGGTTATAGAGTCTGATTTTCAAGGAAATGATGAGTTCTGCAATGAAGTTGAGATCATTAGTAACTTGAAGCACCGAAACCTTGTGCCTCTTAGAGGTTGTTGTGTGACAGATGAAGATCTAACTGATGGGCATGAAGTGAGTGGTAGATATCTGATTTATGACTATATGCCTAATGGGAATCTTGATGACCATTTGTTTCCAACAAATGGGGGTGAAAATGTGAAGCAACCGTTAACATGGCCTCAAAGAAAAACCATAATTTTGGATGTGGCAAAAGGCCTGGCTTATTTGCACTATGGAGTGAGGCCAGCAATATATCATAGAGACATTAAGGCCACGAATATACTGTTAGATGCAGATATGAGGGCAAGAGTTGCAGATTTTGGGCTGGCAAAACAAAGCAGAGAAGGGCAGTCACACCTCACAACTAGAGTGGCTGGGACACATGGATATTTGGCACCCGAGTACGCACTTTACGGGCAGTTGACTGAGAAGAGTGATGTCTATAGCTTTGGGGTGGTTATTTTGGAGATAATGTGCGGGAGAAAAGCTCTTGATTTTTCTTCAGGTTCACATCATGCAATTTTAATCACCGATTGGGCTTGGTCACTGGTGAAATCAGGCAAGATGGAACAAGTTTTGGATTCTGCTTTAACGAAGAATGAGGATTCTGCAATTGTAAATCCAAAGGCCATCATGGAGAGATATTTACTAGTTGGAATCTTATGTGCTCATGTGATGGTAGCTCTGAGGCCAACCATTATGGATGCACTGAAAATGCTGGAAGGAGATATTGAGGTTCCAGCAATTCCGGACAGGCCTGCACCTCTTCTTATGCATCCTTCTTTACATGGAGGCGACATTAATAATTTCACCGTATCACCAGCATTAAGTGCGCTGAAGTTAAATTCAGGAGACATGCTTAGATGA
- the LOC140035189 gene encoding tRNA-specific adenosine deaminase TAD3-like isoform X3: MAIWYWVIRGTTTSSPNRSLVLVSWHSGLKPAPPPPPEASLLQHYPPCYVSFFLPSPSLYLWCEHTSAEMNNSSEGINKVVVASAAEEEQQCRIIYIPDKPPVPPHLQPTVYVHAAVIEPKHANTLVRKLNQIAPLEKLRHVKRVRKKSQDGGKNELSVILCSASESDSELDGAPNDVLELVKQYQLSTFVAKVCRYAASTKEEWDEQCKFWPTSYHPPTYNISGTTGFSKEDTKSVFGFMKYAVDLARSCSNLVVNAAVIVDPSTKQVISSACDQDLSRTGCKFKTNMETNCFKHEPFTPTCTSESENHQTLFASHVSNLKGLHICVSCLHPWGWTEQQLPESSISWHPLRHAAMVAIEHSAARDRLLYPDSGHSGAEMIEEGYLVPSSTGLPSKRQKINFTQDGNDENLDWKTNALQSDSAKPYLCTGYDIYLVWEPCTMKKNTHRHRALTVESTICNKTNNISALLN; this comes from the exons ATGGCAATTTGGTATTGGGTTATAAGAGGCACGACTACCAGCTCACCAAATCGATCCCTCGTTCTCGTAAGCTGGCATTCAGGCCTCAAACCAGCTCCCCCGCCGCCGCCGGAGGCCTCACTCCTCCAGCATTATCCACCGTGCTAcgtctctttctttctcccctCCCCTTCTCTCTATCTCTGGTGCGAACACACCAGCGCCGAGATGAATAATAGCAGCGAAGGAATTAATAAAGTAGTAGTAGCTTCCGCAGCAGAGGAGGAGCAGCAGTGCAGAATCATATATATACCAGACAAGCCTCCAGTTCCTCCTCACCTTCAACCCACTG TGTATGTCCACGCTGCTGTTATTGAACCGAAACATGCCAATACTCTAGTGAG GAAGTTGAACCAAATTGCACCGCTGGAGAAACTTCGCCATGTGAAGCGTGTGCGCAAGAAATCTCAGGATGGAG GCAAGAACGAGCTGTCTGTGATCTTGTGCTCGGCTTCTGAAAGTGATAGCGAGTTGGATGGAGCTCCAAATGATGTGCTCGAGCTCGTTAAGCAATACCAGTTGAGTACTTTTGTTGCCAAA GTTTGCAGATATGCTGCATCAACGAAGGAAGAGTGGGATGAGCAATGCAAGTTCTGGCCAACATCTTATCATCCACCTACCTA TAACATATCTGGCACAACTGGATTCAGCAAAGAAGATACAAAGTCAGTTTTTGGCTTCATGAAATATGCAGTTGACTTGGCAAGGTCATGCTCTAATCTG GTGGTCAATGCTGCTGTTATTGTTGATCCTTCAACTAAACAGGTCATTTCAAGTGCATGCGACCAAGATCTTTCTAGGACTGGTTGCAAATTTAAGACCAACATGGAAACAAATTGCTTCAAACATGAACCCTTTACTCCCACCTGTACATCTGAAAGTGAAAATCATCAGACATTATTTGCAAGCCATGTATCCAACCTAAAAGGGTTGCATATCTGTGTATCTTGTTTGCATCCATGGGGATGGACTGAGCAGCAGTTACCTGAAAGTTCTATTTCCTGGCATCCTTTGCGCCATGCTGCTATGGTGGCAATTGAACATTCTGCTGCTAGAGATAGGCTTCTTTATCCTGATAGTGGACATAGTGGAGCTGAGATGATTGAAGAGGGTTATCTGGTTCCCAGTTCAACAGGCTTGCCTTCAAAGagacaaaaaattaattttactcaG GATGGAAATGATGAGAATCTTGACTGGAAAACTAATGCTTTGCAATCTGATTCTGCAAAGCCTTACTTATGCACTGGTTATGACATCTATCTTGTCTGGGAGCCATGCACTAT GAAAAAGAATACTCATCGACACCGGGCATTGACTGTAGAATCCACCATATGCAATAAAACTAATAACATATCAGCACTCCTCAACTGA
- the LOC140035189 gene encoding tRNA-specific adenosine deaminase TAD3-like isoform X2 codes for MAIWYWVIRGTTTSSPNRSLVLVSWHSGLKPAPPPPPEASLLQHYPPCYVSFFLPSPSLYLWCEHTSAEMNNSSEGINKVVVASAAEEEQQCRIIYIPDKPPVPPHLQPTVYVHAAVIEPKHANTLVRKLNQIAPLEKLRHVKRVRKKSQDGGKNELSVILCSASESDSELDGAPNDVLELVKQYQLSTFVAKVCRYAASTKEEWDEQCKFWPTSYHPPTYNISGTTGFSKEDTKSVFGFMKYAVDLARSCSNLVVNAAVIVDPSTKQVISSACDQDLSRTGCKFKTNMETNCFKHEPFTPTCTSESENHQTLFASHVSNLKGLHICVSCLHPWGWTEQQLPESSISWHPLRHAAMVAIEHSAARDRLLYPDSGHSGAEMIEEGYLVPSSTGLPSKRQKINFTQDGNDENLDWKTNALQSDSAKPYLCTGYDIYLVWEPCTMCAMALVHQRVKRIFYALPNPNAGALGSVHRLQGERSLNHHYAVFRVLLPEEMVKDETLVSIISNNYQIKT; via the exons ATGGCAATTTGGTATTGGGTTATAAGAGGCACGACTACCAGCTCACCAAATCGATCCCTCGTTCTCGTAAGCTGGCATTCAGGCCTCAAACCAGCTCCCCCGCCGCCGCCGGAGGCCTCACTCCTCCAGCATTATCCACCGTGCTAcgtctctttctttctcccctCCCCTTCTCTCTATCTCTGGTGCGAACACACCAGCGCCGAGATGAATAATAGCAGCGAAGGAATTAATAAAGTAGTAGTAGCTTCCGCAGCAGAGGAGGAGCAGCAGTGCAGAATCATATATATACCAGACAAGCCTCCAGTTCCTCCTCACCTTCAACCCACTG TGTATGTCCACGCTGCTGTTATTGAACCGAAACATGCCAATACTCTAGTGAG GAAGTTGAACCAAATTGCACCGCTGGAGAAACTTCGCCATGTGAAGCGTGTGCGCAAGAAATCTCAGGATGGAG GCAAGAACGAGCTGTCTGTGATCTTGTGCTCGGCTTCTGAAAGTGATAGCGAGTTGGATGGAGCTCCAAATGATGTGCTCGAGCTCGTTAAGCAATACCAGTTGAGTACTTTTGTTGCCAAA GTTTGCAGATATGCTGCATCAACGAAGGAAGAGTGGGATGAGCAATGCAAGTTCTGGCCAACATCTTATCATCCACCTACCTA TAACATATCTGGCACAACTGGATTCAGCAAAGAAGATACAAAGTCAGTTTTTGGCTTCATGAAATATGCAGTTGACTTGGCAAGGTCATGCTCTAATCTG GTGGTCAATGCTGCTGTTATTGTTGATCCTTCAACTAAACAGGTCATTTCAAGTGCATGCGACCAAGATCTTTCTAGGACTGGTTGCAAATTTAAGACCAACATGGAAACAAATTGCTTCAAACATGAACCCTTTACTCCCACCTGTACATCTGAAAGTGAAAATCATCAGACATTATTTGCAAGCCATGTATCCAACCTAAAAGGGTTGCATATCTGTGTATCTTGTTTGCATCCATGGGGATGGACTGAGCAGCAGTTACCTGAAAGTTCTATTTCCTGGCATCCTTTGCGCCATGCTGCTATGGTGGCAATTGAACATTCTGCTGCTAGAGATAGGCTTCTTTATCCTGATAGTGGACATAGTGGAGCTGAGATGATTGAAGAGGGTTATCTGGTTCCCAGTTCAACAGGCTTGCCTTCAAAGagacaaaaaattaattttactcaG GATGGAAATGATGAGAATCTTGACTGGAAAACTAATGCTTTGCAATCTGATTCTGCAAAGCCTTACTTATGCACTGGTTATGACATCTATCTTGTCTGGGAGCCATGCACTAT GTGTGCCATGGCCCTTGTACATCAGCGAGTTAAGCGAATATTTTACgctcttccaaatccaaatgcTGGTGCGCTGGGAAGTGTTCACAGGTTACAAGGAGAGAGGAGTTTGAATCACCACTATGCTGTTTTCAGGGTTTTGTTACCTGAAGAGATGGTCAAAGATGAAACTTTAGTCTCCATTATTTCTAacaattatcaaattaaaaCATA G
- the LOC140035189 gene encoding tRNA-specific adenosine deaminase TAD3-like isoform X1: protein MAIWYWVIRGTTTSSPNRSLVLVSWHSGLKPAPPPPPEASLLQHYPPCYVSFFLPSPSLYLWCEHTSAEMNNSSEGINKVVVASAAEEEQQCRIIYIPDKPPVPPHLQPTVYVHAAVIEPKHANTLVRKLNQIAPLEKLRHVKRVRKKSQDGGKNELSVILCSASESDSELDGAPNDVLELVKQYQLSTFVAKVCRYAASTKEEWDEQCKFWPTSYHPPTYNISGTTGFSKEDTKSVFGFMKYAVDLARSCSNLVVNAAVIVDPSTKQVISSACDQDLSRTGCKFKTNMETNCFKHEPFTPTCTSESENHQTLFASHVSNLKGLHICVSCLHPWGWTEQQLPESSISWHPLRHAAMVAIEHSAARDRLLYPDSGHSGAEMIEEGYLVPSSTGLPSKRQKINFTQDGNDENLDWKTNALQSDSAKPYLCTGYDIYLVWEPCTMCAMALVHQRVKRIFYALPNPNAGALGSVHRLQGERSLNHHYAVFRVLLPEEMVKDETLVSIISNNYQIKT from the exons ATGGCAATTTGGTATTGGGTTATAAGAGGCACGACTACCAGCTCACCAAATCGATCCCTCGTTCTCGTAAGCTGGCATTCAGGCCTCAAACCAGCTCCCCCGCCGCCGCCGGAGGCCTCACTCCTCCAGCATTATCCACCGTGCTAcgtctctttctttctcccctCCCCTTCTCTCTATCTCTGGTGCGAACACACCAGCGCCGAGATGAATAATAGCAGCGAAGGAATTAATAAAGTAGTAGTAGCTTCCGCAGCAGAGGAGGAGCAGCAGTGCAGAATCATATATATACCAGACAAGCCTCCAGTTCCTCCTCACCTTCAACCCACTG TGTATGTCCACGCTGCTGTTATTGAACCGAAACATGCCAATACTCTAGTGAG GAAGTTGAACCAAATTGCACCGCTGGAGAAACTTCGCCATGTGAAGCGTGTGCGCAAGAAATCTCAGGATGGAG GCAAGAACGAGCTGTCTGTGATCTTGTGCTCGGCTTCTGAAAGTGATAGCGAGTTGGATGGAGCTCCAAATGATGTGCTCGAGCTCGTTAAGCAATACCAGTTGAGTACTTTTGTTGCCAAA GTTTGCAGATATGCTGCATCAACGAAGGAAGAGTGGGATGAGCAATGCAAGTTCTGGCCAACATCTTATCATCCACCTACCTA TAACATATCTGGCACAACTGGATTCAGCAAAGAAGATACAAAGTCAGTTTTTGGCTTCATGAAATATGCAGTTGACTTGGCAAGGTCATGCTCTAATCTG GTGGTCAATGCTGCTGTTATTGTTGATCCTTCAACTAAACAGGTCATTTCAAGTGCATGCGACCAAGATCTTTCTAGGACTGGTTGCAAATTTAAGACCAACATGGAAACAAATTGCTTCAAACATGAACCCTTTACTCCCACCTGTACATCTGAAAGTGAAAATCATCAGACATTATTTGCAAGCCATGTATCCAACCTAAAAGGGTTGCATATCTGTGTATCTTGTTTGCATCCATGGGGATGGACTGAGCAGCAGTTACCTGAAAGTTCTATTTCCTGGCATCCTTTGCGCCATGCTGCTATGGTGGCAATTGAACATTCTGCTGCTAGAGATAGGCTTCTTTATCCTGATAGTGGACATAGTGGAGCTGAGATGATTGAAGAGGGTTATCTGGTTCCCAGTTCAACAGGCTTGCCTTCAAAGagacaaaaaattaattttactcaG GATGGAAATGATGAGAATCTTGACTGGAAAACTAATGCTTTGCAATCTGATTCTGCAAAGCCTTACTTATGCACTGGTTATGACATCTATCTTGTCTGGGAGCCATGCACTAT GTGTGCCATGGCCCTTGTACATCAGCGAGTTAAGCGAATATTTTACgctcttccaaatccaaatgcTGGTGCGCTGGGAAGTGTTCACAGGTTACAAGGAGAGAGGAGTTTGAATCACCACTATGCTGTTTTCAGGGTTTTGTTACCTGAAGAGATGGTCAAAGATGAAACTTTAGTCTCCATTATTTCTAacaattatcaaattaaaaCATAG